One part of the uncultured Celeribacter sp. genome encodes these proteins:
- a CDS encoding MarR family winged helix-turn-helix transcriptional regulator — protein sequence MQTPPTRPEHRFGFAFITLARQWRQNIEKCLHEAGLTDATWAPLVHLARAGGGIRQTDLAARVGLDTSTLVRLLDLLEARGLIERRIDPGDRRARQLFLTPAGDREVANIQARIWSAEEALLSDLSSPDIDSMLGHFDTIAARLSRSEAQAPEKVEAP from the coding sequence ATGCAAACTCCCCCGACTCGTCCGGAGCACCGCTTCGGCTTCGCCTTCATCACACTGGCGCGACAATGGCGTCAGAATATCGAGAAATGCCTGCATGAAGCGGGTCTGACCGATGCCACGTGGGCACCGCTGGTGCATCTGGCCCGTGCCGGTGGCGGCATCCGGCAAACCGATCTGGCGGCCCGGGTCGGGCTGGATACCTCAACCCTGGTGCGTCTGCTGGATCTGCTGGAGGCCCGCGGCCTGATCGAGCGCCGAATCGACCCCGGCGACCGGCGCGCGCGCCAGCTGTTTCTCACCCCGGCGGGAGATCGCGAAGTCGCGAACATTCAGGCCCGTATCTGGTCCGCTGAAGAGGCGCTCCTCTCCGATCTTTCCTCCCCCGACATCGACAGCATGCTCGGCCATTTCGACACCATCGCCGCACGGCTGTCCCGGTCCGAGGCGCAGGCCCCGGAAAAGGTCGAAGCGCCATGA
- the nrdH gene encoding glutaredoxin-like protein NrdH encodes MTITVYSKPACVQCTATTRALDAKGVSYDVIDLTQDDDAMVHVTGLGYRQAPVVVAGEDHWSGFRPDMIARLA; translated from the coding sequence ATGACCATCACCGTCTATTCCAAACCCGCCTGCGTACAATGCACCGCCACGACCCGCGCGCTGGATGCCAAGGGTGTGTCCTATGATGTGATCGATCTCACGCAGGATGACGATGCCATGGTGCATGTCACCGGGCTTGGCTATCGTCAGGCGCCGGTTGTGGTGGCGGGCGAAGACCACTGGTCCGGCTTCCGCCCCGACATGATCGCCCGTCTGGCATGA
- the nrdF gene encoding class 1b ribonucleoside-diphosphate reductase subunit beta, translated as MKDMTDIRVPRAINWNRLQDDKDLEVWNRLTVNFWLPEKVPLSNDVQSWATLTDHEKELTIRVFTGLTLLDTIQNTVGAPALMPDAVTPHEEAVLTNIAFMEAVHARSYSSIFSTLCSTKEIDEAFRWSEENPHLQAKAKAILETYAPGNDPLKRKIASVFLESFLFYSGFYLPMYWSSRAKLTNTADLIRLIIRDEAVHGYYIGYKFQRGMERLPEARQQELKDYAFNLMFELYGIEVQYTEELYDEIGLTEDVKVFLHYNANKALQNLGFEALFPPEVSEVNPAILAALSPDSENHDFFSGSGSSYVIGKAVATEDEDWDF; from the coding sequence ATGAAAGACATGACCGATATCCGCGTGCCACGCGCCATCAACTGGAACCGCCTGCAGGACGACAAGGACCTTGAGGTCTGGAACCGTCTGACGGTGAACTTCTGGCTGCCGGAAAAAGTGCCGCTGTCCAACGATGTGCAAAGCTGGGCCACTTTGACCGACCATGAAAAGGAACTCACGATCCGTGTGTTCACCGGGCTGACGCTGCTGGACACGATCCAGAACACGGTTGGGGCCCCGGCGCTGATGCCTGACGCTGTGACGCCGCATGAAGAGGCCGTGCTGACCAACATCGCCTTTATGGAGGCGGTGCACGCCCGGTCCTATTCGTCGATCTTCTCCACCCTCTGTTCGACCAAGGAAATTGACGAGGCCTTCCGCTGGTCCGAAGAGAACCCGCATCTGCAGGCCAAGGCCAAAGCAATCCTCGAAACCTATGCGCCGGGCAATGATCCGTTGAAACGCAAGATCGCATCGGTGTTTCTGGAAAGCTTCCTGTTCTATTCGGGATTCTATCTGCCGATGTATTGGTCCAGCCGTGCCAAGCTGACCAACACCGCCGATCTGATCCGGCTGATCATCCGCGATGAAGCCGTGCACGGCTATTACATCGGCTATAAATTCCAGCGCGGCATGGAACGGCTGCCCGAGGCGCGCCAGCAGGAACTGAAGGATTATGCGTTCAACCTGATGTTTGAACTCTACGGCATCGAGGTGCAATATACCGAAGAGCTCTACGACGAGATCGGGCTGACCGAAGACGTGAAAGTCTTCCTGCATTACAACGCCAATAAGGCGCTGCAGAATCTGGGCTTTGAGGCTCTGTTTCCGCCTGAGGTATCCGAAGTGAACCCGGCCATCCTGGCGGCCCTGTCGCCGGACAGTGAAAACCACGACTTCTTTTCCGGCTCCGGGTCGTCCTATGTCATCGGCAAGGCGGTCGCGACCGAGGATGAAGACTGGGATTTCTGA
- the rfbA gene encoding glucose-1-phosphate thymidylyltransferase RfbA produces the protein MSATARPQRKGIILAGGSGTRLYPLTMAISKQLMPIYDKPMIYYPISVLMLANIREIAVITTREDQAQFQRLLGDGSQWGLSLNYVVQPSPDGLAQAYLLAEDFLDGAPSAMVLGDNIFFGHGLPELLAAANAKTIGGTVFGYHVSDPERYGVVRFDEDGKIQEIIEKPAVPPSRYAVTGLYFLDGDAPRRAKSITPSARGELEIVALLDSYLSDGTLSVERMGRGYAWLDTGTHGSLLDAGNFVRTLSQRQGMQSGCPEEIAYTQGWISADQLRAHARTFEKTDYGSYLLSLLS, from the coding sequence ATGAGCGCCACAGCAAGACCCCAGCGCAAAGGTATCATTCTGGCGGGCGGCTCCGGCACCCGGCTCTATCCGCTGACTATGGCAATCTCGAAACAGCTCATGCCGATCTATGATAAGCCGATGATCTACTATCCGATTTCGGTGCTGATGCTAGCCAATATTCGCGAGATTGCGGTGATCACCACCCGCGAAGATCAGGCGCAGTTTCAACGCCTCCTGGGCGATGGCAGCCAATGGGGGCTGTCGCTCAACTATGTTGTCCAGCCCTCTCCCGACGGTCTGGCACAGGCCTATCTGCTGGCCGAGGACTTTCTGGACGGCGCGCCATCCGCCATGGTTCTAGGGGACAACATCTTTTTCGGTCACGGCTTGCCGGAGCTTCTGGCCGCTGCCAATGCCAAGACCATCGGTGGCACGGTGTTTGGCTATCACGTCTCCGACCCGGAACGTTACGGGGTGGTGCGGTTCGACGAGGACGGCAAGATCCAAGAGATCATCGAAAAACCCGCTGTGCCGCCCTCGCGCTATGCCGTCACGGGGCTTTATTTTCTGGATGGAGATGCGCCCCGCCGCGCCAAATCCATCACCCCTTCGGCGCGTGGCGAACTGGAAATCGTCGCTCTGCTCGACAGCTACCTGTCTGACGGCACCCTGTCGGTCGAACGGATGGGGCGCGGCTATGCCTGGCTCGACACCGGCACCCATGGGTCCCTGCTGGATGCGGGCAATTTCGTGCGCACCCTCTCCCAGCGTCAGGGCATGCAATCGGGCTGCCCAGAGGAAATCGCCTACACCCAAGGCTGGATCAGCGCGGACCAACTGCGTGCCCATGCGCGAACCTTCGAGAAGACCGACTATGGCAGCTATCTTCTCAGCCTGCTGAGTTGA
- the nrdI gene encoding class Ib ribonucleoside-diphosphate reductase assembly flavoprotein NrdI: protein MPGDPLSARCPDIVFYSSRSGNTLRFVDRLALPAQRIPVSPSEAMPDTPAPFVLICPTYADGEGRGAVPKQVIRFLNDSTRRARLLGVIASGNRNFGQLFALAGDVIARKCNVPLLYKFELAGFDTDIARVRDGLATLGREQCSMTP, encoded by the coding sequence ATGCCCGGGGACCCGCTGTCCGCGCGTTGTCCGGACATTGTTTTCTATTCCTCGCGTTCTGGCAATACGCTGCGGTTTGTCGACCGGCTCGCCTTGCCAGCGCAACGTATCCCGGTGTCGCCATCAGAGGCGATGCCGGACACGCCAGCGCCCTTTGTGCTGATCTGCCCGACCTATGCAGATGGCGAGGGGCGCGGTGCGGTTCCCAAACAGGTGATCCGCTTTCTCAATGATTCCACGCGTCGCGCCCGTCTTCTGGGCGTGATCGCTTCGGGAAATCGCAACTTCGGCCAGCTGTTTGCCTTGGCCGGTGACGTGATCGCCCGGAAATGCAATGTGCCGCTGCTGTACAAGTTTGAGCTGGCCGGTTTTGACACAGACATCGCCCGCGTCCGCGACGGGCTGGCAACACTTGGGAGAGAGCAATGCTCGATGACGCCCTGA
- the nrdE gene encoding class 1b ribonucleoside-diphosphate reductase subunit alpha: MLDDALNGTLDYHALNAMLNLYDEHGHIRFDADKMAARQYFLQHVNQNTVFFHSLDEKLGYLVDEGYYEAEVLDQYSKNFMRKIWDEAYAKKFRFPTFLGAFKYYTSYTLKTRDGQRFLERYEDRVVMCALALARGDEALAMAFMEEILAGRFQPATPTFLNAGKKSRGELISCFLLRLEDNMESIGRGINSALQLSKRGGGVALLLTNIREHGAPIKGIENQSSGVIPVMKLLEDSFSYANQLGARQGAGAVYLNAHHPDILRFLDTKRENADEKIRIKTLSLGVVIPDVTFELAKKNADMYLFSPHDVEKIYGVPFSEISVTEKYEEMVDDKRIRKKKINAREFFQTLAEIQFESGYPYIMFEDTVNRMNPIEGRINMSNLCSEILQVNTPSTFNDDLSYADMGTDISCNLGSLNIAKTMDGADLGRTVGSAIRALTAVSEMSAIDSVPSVRKGNDESHAIGLGQMNLHGYLAREHIHYGSPEGIEFTSVYFAAVAYHAIRTSNALAREHGESFKGFETSDYASGVFFDKYTDRDWLPESDRVKALFADITLPSRADWAQLKADVMAHGLYNRNLQAVPPTGSISYINNSTSSIHPIVSKIEIRKEGKIGRVYYPAAYMNNDNLEYYRDAYEIGPEALIDTYAAATEHVDQGLSLTLFFPAEATTRDINRAQIYAWKKGIKTIYYVRLRQAALEGTEVQGCVSCSL, encoded by the coding sequence ATGCTCGATGACGCCCTGAACGGGACTTTGGACTATCACGCACTCAACGCGATGCTGAATCTCTATGACGAACACGGTCATATCCGGTTCGACGCGGATAAGATGGCTGCGCGTCAGTATTTCCTGCAGCATGTGAACCAGAATACGGTGTTCTTTCATTCGCTCGATGAAAAGTTGGGCTATCTGGTGGACGAAGGCTATTACGAGGCCGAGGTTCTGGACCAGTATTCCAAGAATTTCATGCGCAAGATCTGGGACGAGGCCTATGCCAAGAAGTTCCGGTTTCCGACCTTTTTGGGCGCGTTCAAATATTACACCTCCTACACGCTGAAAACCCGCGATGGGCAGCGGTTTCTGGAACGCTACGAGGACCGGGTTGTCATGTGCGCGCTGGCGCTGGCGCGCGGCGATGAAGCACTGGCCATGGCGTTCATGGAGGAAATCCTTGCCGGACGCTTCCAGCCAGCCACGCCGACTTTCCTGAATGCCGGGAAGAAGTCGCGCGGCGAGCTGATTTCCTGTTTCCTGCTGCGCCTTGAAGACAATATGGAAAGCATTGGCCGCGGCATCAATTCCGCCCTGCAGCTGTCTAAGCGCGGCGGGGGCGTGGCGCTTTTGCTGACCAACATCCGCGAACATGGCGCGCCGATCAAAGGCATCGAAAACCAGTCGTCCGGCGTGATCCCGGTGATGAAGCTGCTGGAAGACAGCTTTTCCTATGCCAATCAGCTGGGCGCGCGTCAGGGCGCCGGAGCGGTCTATCTGAACGCACATCACCCCGACATTCTGCGCTTTCTCGACACCAAACGCGAGAACGCCGACGAAAAGATCCGCATCAAGACCCTGTCTTTGGGCGTGGTGATCCCGGATGTGACCTTTGAACTGGCGAAGAAAAACGCGGATATGTATCTGTTCTCGCCGCATGATGTTGAAAAGATCTACGGCGTGCCCTTCTCGGAAATCTCGGTCACCGAGAAATACGAGGAAATGGTCGACGACAAACGGATCCGCAAGAAAAAGATCAACGCCCGCGAGTTTTTCCAAACGCTGGCCGAAATCCAGTTCGAAAGCGGCTATCCCTATATCATGTTCGAAGACACCGTGAACCGGATGAACCCGATCGAGGGCCGGATCAACATGTCGAACCTGTGTTCCGAGATCCTGCAAGTGAACACGCCGTCGACCTTCAACGATGATCTGAGCTATGCCGATATGGGCACGGATATTTCCTGCAACCTCGGGTCGCTCAACATCGCGAAAACCATGGATGGGGCCGATCTGGGCCGCACGGTCGGCTCCGCGATCCGGGCGCTGACCGCCGTGTCAGAAATGTCCGCGATCGACAGCGTGCCTTCGGTGCGCAAGGGCAATGACGAAAGCCATGCCATCGGTCTGGGACAGATGAACCTGCACGGGTATCTGGCACGCGAACATATCCATTACGGCAGCCCGGAAGGGATCGAGTTTACCTCGGTCTATTTCGCCGCCGTGGCCTATCATGCCATTCGCACCTCGAATGCGCTGGCGCGCGAACATGGCGAGAGCTTTAAGGGCTTTGAGACGTCTGACTATGCCAGCGGAGTGTTCTTCGACAAATACACCGACCGCGACTGGCTCCCGGAAAGCGACCGGGTCAAGGCGCTGTTTGCCGATATCACTTTGCCCAGCAGGGCGGACTGGGCGCAGCTCAAGGCGGACGTCATGGCGCATGGGCTTTATAACCGCAACCTGCAGGCGGTGCCGCCGACCGGGTCGATCAGCTATATCAACAATTCGACCTCCTCGATCCATCCGATCGTGTCGAAGATTGAGATTCGCAAAGAGGGCAAGATCGGGCGCGTCTATTATCCGGCTGCCTATATGAACAACGACAATCTCGAATATTATCGCGATGCCTATGAGATCGGGCCGGAGGCGCTGATCGACACCTATGCGGCGGCGACGGAACATGTCGATCAGGGGCTGTCTCTGACGCTGTTCTTCCCGGCCGAGGCCACCACCCGCGACATCAACCGTGCCCAAATCTATGCGTGGAAAAAGGGCATCAAGACCATCTATTACGTGCGTTTGCGCCAGGCGGCCCTCGAAGGGACCGAGGTGCAGGGCTGCGTTTCCTGTTCGCTGTGA
- a CDS encoding FUSC family protein, giving the protein MTSLFTSGFDLGRFRFAGRTAIAACIAVLLAWFLGLEHPQWAGMTVWAASQPTRGQLLEKSFFRFAGTISGTIAGITLVLLSTYHAAFLVVGLALWVGLCTGIGNLQRGFVAYGTILAGYTAAMVSLLDTSHPDHVFLLGADRLATVLTGVVVATIIGALFAPVTPASALRGRLRVLLADMLAHAATAHPDRAQDRALIAEMAAIEESLDPHEAGSLRSRRLVRRARALLIALIPLLFARRSDTRTPGPDISRALEAASKALHAGNDTAAHAALSQVVAAADDIQRERFAPLKSAFETWNATAEPEKTEGAQHLPMALHRDWIGAREAMTRATGTILFFGILWLLTGWSVGPFMLLGLSIMLSIFSTMESPVKMMPNVITGQLAGVIGALICRWLVWPLAGSEFQLILLILPFILFGPFLVAHRRTQMMSFDYNMVVLLLLQPHYPLTGNFLTSVEMGAAVVAAPITALLAYRYVYPAGLKRRLDTLLKSMIHDLADLAADPKALTHRAVWQARLYHRTLRLSRLSARSERASVEALDTGFALLQLGHVAMRAHQILQDGTRSEADVSATQAALTALTRIEIAPMDAEKALSRLAQRLEGRDAELLQRAAKAAALLAVSPAD; this is encoded by the coding sequence ATGACATCGCTGTTCACATCCGGGTTCGACCTCGGGCGTTTCCGTTTTGCCGGGCGGACTGCGATTGCCGCCTGTATCGCCGTGCTGCTGGCATGGTTTTTGGGGCTTGAGCATCCGCAATGGGCGGGCATGACCGTCTGGGCCGCTTCGCAGCCCACGCGCGGGCAGCTGCTGGAAAAAAGCTTCTTTCGGTTTGCGGGCACCATCAGCGGCACGATCGCGGGCATCACGCTCGTTCTTCTGTCTACATATCATGCCGCGTTTCTGGTGGTTGGTCTGGCGCTTTGGGTTGGGCTGTGCACCGGCATCGGAAACCTGCAACGTGGCTTTGTTGCCTATGGCACGATCCTTGCCGGATATACTGCGGCAATGGTCTCGCTGCTCGACACCAGCCACCCGGACCATGTCTTTCTCTTGGGGGCCGATCGTCTGGCCACAGTGCTGACGGGGGTGGTCGTGGCCACCATCATTGGCGCGCTCTTTGCCCCCGTCACACCGGCCAGCGCCTTAAGGGGGCGTCTGCGCGTGCTTCTGGCCGATATGCTGGCCCATGCGGCGACCGCCCATCCCGACCGTGCGCAAGACCGGGCTTTGATCGCGGAAATGGCCGCCATTGAGGAAAGCCTCGACCCGCATGAAGCCGGTTCGCTGCGGTCCCGCCGCCTCGTGCGGCGGGCGCGCGCTCTGCTGATCGCGCTGATCCCTTTGCTGTTTGCGCGTCGAAGCGACACCCGCACCCCCGGACCTGACATCAGCCGCGCGCTTGAAGCTGCGTCCAAAGCGCTGCACGCAGGCAACGATACCGCGGCCCACGCGGCGCTGTCGCAGGTTGTGGCCGCAGCCGATGACATCCAGCGTGAACGATTCGCGCCTCTGAAATCCGCCTTTGAGACATGGAACGCGACGGCAGAGCCCGAGAAAACAGAAGGTGCCCAGCATCTGCCGATGGCACTGCACCGCGACTGGATCGGCGCGCGCGAGGCCATGACCCGCGCGACCGGCACGATTTTGTTCTTCGGCATTCTCTGGCTTCTCACCGGCTGGAGCGTCGGCCCCTTCATGCTGCTCGGTCTGTCGATCATGCTGTCGATCTTTTCGACCATGGAAAGCCCGGTAAAAATGATGCCCAACGTCATCACCGGACAGTTGGCAGGTGTCATCGGCGCGCTGATCTGCCGATGGCTGGTCTGGCCATTGGCCGGGTCGGAATTTCAGTTGATCTTGCTGATCCTGCCCTTCATCCTGTTCGGGCCGTTTCTTGTGGCGCACCGGCGCACACAGATGATGAGCTTTGACTACAATATGGTCGTGCTGCTGCTGTTGCAGCCGCACTATCCGCTGACCGGAAATTTCCTCACGTCGGTAGAGATGGGAGCCGCGGTGGTGGCCGCGCCGATCACGGCGCTGCTCGCCTATCGCTATGTCTATCCCGCCGGGCTTAAGCGGCGTCTCGACACGCTGCTGAAGTCGATGATCCACGATCTGGCGGATCTGGCTGCCGATCCAAAGGCCCTGACCCATCGTGCCGTCTGGCAGGCCCGCCTGTATCACCGCACCCTAAGGCTGTCGCGACTGTCCGCGCGATCCGAACGCGCCTCGGTCGAGGCTCTGGACACCGGCTTTGCACTGCTTCAGCTGGGGCATGTCGCCATGCGCGCGCACCAGATCCTGCAGGACGGCACCCGCTCAGAGGCTGACGTCAGTGCTACACAGGCCGCGCTGACGGCGCTCACTCGGATTGAAATCGCGCCAATGGATGCAGAAAAAGCGCTGAGCCGACTGGCCCAGCGCCTTGAAGGACGGGATGCGGAACTGCTGCAACGCGCCGCGAAGGCTGCCGCGCTGCTGGCTGTGTCGCCCGCCGATTAA